From the Hymenobacter yonginensis genome, one window contains:
- a CDS encoding DUF805 domain-containing protein, whose amino-acid sequence MLKVKSLRHKTDTSHALIVARISVENLPALGEDFELLNKEVSSNECKYLFSYDDVNVEIILRQITQNETQIDIELTDGERNEVEVDLSEHKSDIATIEICINLNISLFSTKCLFADNDEVYVLDKSDLPDGFRESLENVDDDDVDNNTGKKRLFATPFSLKGRIRRTEYWLTMLLTMLISICLTAFIMYRISQDPNDIATCTMVAFAVLAPVWWMNLAQATKRCHDRGNSGVYQLIPFYFLWMALAPSDEGANRYGTSPK is encoded by the coding sequence CGCGTATATCTGTAGAAAATTTACCTGCACTGGGAGAAGATTTTGAGCTTTTGAATAAAGAAGTAAGTTCTAATGAGTGTAAGTATTTATTCTCTTATGACGATGTAAACGTTGAAATAATTCTTCGGCAGATCACGCAGAATGAGACCCAAATTGATATAGAGTTGACTGATGGTGAGCGTAATGAAGTTGAGGTGGACCTTTCCGAACACAAAAGTGACATAGCAACAATAGAAATATGTATTAACCTGAATATATCATTGTTTAGCACCAAGTGTTTGTTCGCTGATAATGATGAAGTCTATGTACTCGATAAGTCAGACTTACCTGATGGTTTCAGGGAATCATTAGAGAACGTAGATGACGACGATGTCGACAATAATACTGGTAAGAAGAGGTTGTTCGCAACTCCTTTCTCATTGAAAGGCAGAATACGTCGTACCGAATACTGGCTTACTATGTTACTCACGATGCTAATATCTATTTGCTTAACGGCATTCATTATGTATAGAATCTCACAAGATCCGAATGATATAGCAACATGTACAATGGTCGCCTTTGCTGTTCTGGCACCAGTTTGGTGGATGAACCTAGCTCAAGCAACTAAAAGGTGCCATGACCGTGGCAATAGTGGAGTGTATCAACTAATTCCGTTTTACTTTCTGTGGATGGCATTGGCACCCAGCGACGAAGGAGCAAACCGATATGGTACAAGCCCGAAGTAA